A genome region from Schaalia sp. 19OD2882 includes the following:
- a CDS encoding carbohydrate-binding domain-containing protein translates to MTTPKKHFTRLATLAAVAALALGACSSAGTGTDSAVSVPADQSTTVTSTSTTAVTSQSDESSGQSLRQIGDTTAPPTAADAMAGNTNASKVGDDEWDAAGATTVTLSGTTASAQGQGVGVNGSTVTITAGGVYRLTGSLQGQVVVEAPEDAVVVLILADATITNSAGAAIDARTADDLVICLEGSSSVSDASTYTADAAANAAIHADMDLTVTGQGSLTVKGNGADGITSTDDLWISSGTLTVTAADDGLRGKDSLTVAGGTVNVTAGGDGLKSDEGESAGEDTTKGYVNVTGGTVKVTAQGDAVAAATDVILTGGSLDLSAGGGASAGAPSDSSSSAKGLKAGTYVIVEGATVKVDAADDAIHSDGALRLSKGTITAASGDDGVHAEVAAVLDGADVTVSQSVEALEAGLITVSAGTVSLTASDDGINGSGSTTVEAGLAAADTTSTQATQGGPGGGPGGGGMDNTGESVTISGGTLTVNAGGDGLDSNGTLTITGGTTTVWGPTNDGNGALDSNGGITVTGGTLVAVGSAGMAETPATGGQGFVAATVGGSAGSTVTVTDASGAKITSFTAAKEFASVVVSTPKITNGSSYTVSVDGSSTQVTAGEGGHGGMGGPGGGRPGGPGRP, encoded by the coding sequence ATGACCACGCCGAAGAAGCACTTCACCAGGCTTGCCACTCTGGCTGCCGTCGCCGCCCTGGCACTGGGCGCCTGCTCGTCCGCAGGCACCGGCACCGACTCGGCGGTGAGCGTGCCCGCCGACCAGTCGACCACCGTGACCTCGACCTCGACCACGGCCGTGACCAGCCAGTCCGACGAATCCTCCGGCCAGTCCCTGCGCCAGATCGGCGACACCACTGCGCCGCCCACCGCCGCCGACGCCATGGCGGGCAACACGAACGCCTCGAAGGTGGGAGACGACGAATGGGACGCGGCCGGCGCCACCACCGTCACCCTTTCCGGCACCACCGCCAGCGCCCAAGGCCAAGGGGTCGGCGTCAACGGATCCACCGTCACCATCACGGCCGGCGGCGTGTACCGCCTGACCGGCAGCCTGCAGGGCCAGGTCGTCGTCGAGGCGCCCGAGGACGCCGTGGTGGTCCTCATCCTGGCCGACGCGACCATCACGAACTCTGCGGGCGCCGCCATCGATGCGCGCACCGCCGACGACCTGGTGATCTGCCTGGAGGGAAGCTCCAGCGTGTCCGACGCGTCCACCTACACAGCCGACGCGGCAGCCAACGCCGCCATCCACGCCGACATGGACCTGACCGTCACCGGCCAGGGCAGCCTCACGGTCAAGGGCAACGGCGCGGACGGCATCACCTCCACCGACGACCTGTGGATCTCCTCGGGAACCCTGACCGTCACCGCCGCCGACGACGGCCTGCGCGGCAAGGACTCGCTGACGGTGGCCGGAGGCACCGTGAACGTCACGGCCGGCGGCGACGGCCTGAAGTCGGACGAGGGTGAGAGCGCAGGTGAGGACACCACGAAGGGCTATGTCAACGTCACCGGCGGGACCGTGAAGGTCACAGCCCAAGGAGACGCGGTCGCCGCAGCCACCGACGTCATCCTGACCGGCGGATCATTGGACCTTTCCGCAGGCGGCGGAGCATCCGCGGGCGCGCCCAGCGACTCGTCGTCCTCGGCAAAGGGACTCAAGGCGGGCACGTACGTCATCGTCGAGGGGGCCACTGTGAAGGTCGACGCCGCTGACGACGCCATCCACTCCGACGGGGCCCTGCGCCTGTCGAAGGGCACCATCACGGCGGCCTCGGGTGATGACGGGGTCCACGCCGAGGTGGCGGCCGTCCTGGACGGCGCGGATGTCACCGTCTCGCAGTCCGTGGAGGCTCTGGAGGCGGGCCTGATCACCGTGTCGGCCGGCACCGTGTCCTTGACCGCCAGCGACGACGGAATCAACGGCTCCGGCTCCACCACTGTCGAGGCGGGTCTGGCCGCCGCCGACACCACCAGCACCCAGGCCACCCAAGGCGGCCCAGGTGGCGGCCCGGGTGGTGGCGGCATGGACAACACCGGTGAGTCGGTCACCATCTCCGGTGGGACCCTGACGGTCAACGCCGGCGGGGACGGCTTGGACTCCAACGGCACACTGACCATCACCGGCGGCACGACCACCGTGTGGGGGCCGACCAATGACGGCAACGGAGCGTTGGACTCCAACGGGGGCATCACCGTCACCGGTGGGACCCTGGTGGCGGTCGGCTCGGCCGGCATGGCCGAAACCCCGGCGACCGGGGGGCAGGGCTTCGTGGCCGCCACCGTCGGCGGTTCGGCCGGTTCGACTGTGACCGTCACCGACGCTTCCGGTGCGAAGATCACCTCCTTCACCGCGGCGAAGGAGTTCGCGTCGGTGGTGGTCTCGACGCCGAAGATCACCAACGGGTCGTCGTACACGGTGAGCGTGGACGGAAGCTCCACGCAGGTCACCGCGGGCGAGGGCGGTCACGGAGGCATGGGCGGTCCCGGAGGAGGCAGGCCCGGTGGCCCCGGCCGGCCGTGA
- a CDS encoding RidA family protein, with the protein MTTPSQRLVELGIELPPVAAPVAAYVPAVLDRGVVRTSGQIPVEGGALAYAGAVGEQGTDPQDAKEAARLCALNALAAAADLAGGVDRLAHVVKVTVFVASLPDFTGQAGVANGASELYGEIFGSAHARSAVGVAVLPLGASVEVEAEFALAR; encoded by the coding sequence ATGACCACTCCCAGCCAGCGACTCGTCGAACTCGGCATCGAACTGCCGCCGGTCGCCGCACCCGTCGCCGCCTATGTGCCTGCGGTCCTGGATCGCGGGGTCGTGCGGACCTCCGGGCAGATTCCCGTCGAGGGCGGGGCCTTGGCCTACGCGGGCGCCGTTGGCGAGCAGGGCACTGATCCGCAGGACGCCAAGGAGGCCGCGCGCCTGTGTGCACTCAACGCATTGGCTGCCGCCGCGGACCTGGCGGGTGGCGTGGACCGTCTGGCGCATGTGGTGAAGGTGACCGTGTTCGTGGCCTCCCTGCCGGACTTCACCGGGCAGGCGGGCGTGGCCAATGGCGCCTCGGAACTGTACGGGGAGATCTTCGGCTCGGCCCACGCCCGTTCCGCCGTGGGGGTGGCGGTCCTGCCGTTGGGCGCCAGCGTCGAGGTGGAGGCCGAGTTCGCCTTGGCCCGGTGA
- a CDS encoding DUF2249 domain-containing protein codes for MTDTNPEAVASGERRVFRLVDSRVADQPSRGGGCGCGGHGHGRSAAAGDSGEASPEPAVHAPSTGGGCGCGGKGRRHGHGNGHGAGAHVSPGGQGPDVQAADDELVVTSIPKVVRHAALFAALDAIPVGENLVLRAPHRPDPVFAHLQESEAHYRVETLEDGPRDWRHRITRLS; via the coding sequence ATGACTGACACCAATCCCGAAGCAGTGGCCTCTGGCGAACGCCGAGTGTTCCGCCTGGTCGACTCTCGCGTCGCCGACCAGCCCTCGCGTGGCGGTGGCTGCGGATGCGGCGGACACGGACACGGCCGCAGTGCAGCCGCTGGCGACAGCGGCGAGGCCTCGCCTGAACCGGCTGTCCACGCCCCATCGACCGGCGGCGGTTGTGGCTGCGGCGGCAAAGGCCGCAGGCATGGGCATGGGAACGGCCATGGGGCCGGCGCCCATGTGTCTCCCGGCGGTCAAGGCCCGGACGTCCAGGCAGCCGATGACGAACTGGTCGTCACCTCCATTCCGAAGGTGGTGCGCCACGCAGCCCTGTTCGCCGCCCTGGACGCGATCCCCGTGGGTGAGAACCTCGTGCTGCGCGCACCCCACCGGCCCGACCCGGTCTTCGCCCACCTGCAGGAATCCGAGGCGCACTACCGTGTGGAGACCCTGGAAGACGGACCCCGGGACTGGCGTCACCGCATCACCCGCCTGTCCTGA
- a CDS encoding polyphosphate polymerase domain-containing protein produces MDNATMERTRHRTHAQSLLPADLDTVGLEELVSTAAMLTRIDRKYALSARDLPRIMSHLDPDTRVLEVHGQRAQAYASVYHDSPDLVSFHGAAHPRRRRFKVRTRSYLDSGIAFLEVKTRGPRGRTVKERIPLPIEEAGPTTLDADHMAWVEEQLTPLGHEATAQHLRPVLVGSYTRTTVLLPHGDGRATLDADLRWVRLPPADEGGAPDSRSAGQPARVEALRAVPRVKCPDLVVIETKSGSTPSRLDHLLWAHGHRPTRISKYATAMAALDPTLPANRWTRTLARHFAHATAL; encoded by the coding sequence ATGGACAACGCCACCATGGAGCGCACCCGTCACCGCACCCACGCCCAGTCCCTGCTGCCCGCAGACCTGGACACTGTCGGCCTGGAGGAGCTGGTCTCCACCGCCGCCATGCTCACCCGCATCGACCGCAAGTACGCGCTGTCAGCCCGGGACCTGCCCCGCATCATGTCCCACCTGGACCCTGACACGCGCGTCCTGGAGGTCCACGGGCAAAGGGCACAGGCCTACGCCTCCGTCTACCACGACAGCCCCGACCTCGTGAGTTTCCACGGGGCCGCCCACCCCAGGCGCCGCCGCTTCAAGGTCCGCACCCGCAGCTACCTGGACTCCGGCATCGCCTTCCTCGAAGTCAAGACCCGCGGGCCCCGCGGACGCACCGTCAAGGAACGCATCCCCCTGCCCATCGAGGAGGCCGGCCCCACCACGCTGGACGCCGACCACATGGCCTGGGTCGAAGAGCAGCTGACCCCGTTGGGACACGAGGCAACGGCGCAGCACCTGCGGCCCGTCCTCGTCGGCTCCTACACGCGCACCACCGTGCTGCTGCCCCACGGGGACGGCCGGGCCACCCTGGACGCGGACCTGCGATGGGTGCGTCTGCCCCCGGCGGACGAGGGCGGAGCACCGGACTCCCGCAGCGCCGGCCAGCCGGCAAGAGTCGAGGCCCTGCGCGCCGTGCCACGGGTCAAGTGCCCCGACCTCGTGGTCATCGAAACGAAGTCCGGGTCGACCCCCTCACGCCTGGACCACCTGCTGTGGGCCCACGGCCACCGGCCCACCCGCATCTCCAAGTACGCCACCGCCATGGCCGCCCTTGACCCGACCCTGCCCGCCAACAGGTGGACGCGAACGCTGGCCCGCCACTTCGCCCACGCCACCGCCCTCTGA
- a CDS encoding DUF4956 domain-containing protein, which yields MTTAAALMILVDLVAMAILVLGLYYPRHRRADLVAAFLGVNIGVVAVAMVLAGTTVSAGLGLGLFGVLSIIRLRSDEITQREIAYYFASLSIGLITGMSTTVSPLVLGLVALVLTVIALADSPLLLGRTRSQQVQLDRAIADEDQLRAALAEHLGARITAVKVLKLDLVNDLTLVDVHFRSPSTRTLPAARHGDDQPISLDRAGRIRQEVA from the coding sequence ATGACGACCGCAGCAGCCCTCATGATCCTGGTCGACCTGGTCGCAATGGCGATCCTGGTCCTGGGCCTGTACTACCCGCGCCACCGCCGCGCCGACCTGGTGGCCGCCTTCCTGGGCGTGAACATCGGCGTCGTGGCAGTGGCCATGGTGCTGGCGGGAACCACCGTCAGCGCGGGCCTGGGACTGGGTCTCTTCGGCGTCCTGTCAATCATCCGCCTGCGATCGGATGAAATCACCCAACGCGAGATCGCCTACTACTTCGCGTCACTGTCCATCGGCCTCATCACCGGCATGAGCACCACCGTCAGCCCACTGGTCCTCGGCCTTGTCGCACTGGTCCTGACAGTCATCGCCCTGGCGGACTCGCCGCTGCTGCTGGGCCGCACCCGCTCCCAGCAGGTCCAGCTGGACCGCGCCATCGCCGACGAGGACCAACTGCGCGCCGCCCTGGCCGAGCACCTCGGCGCCCGGATCACCGCAGTCAAGGTCCTCAAGCTGGACCTGGTCAACGACCTGACCCTGGTGGACGTGCACTTCCGTTCCCCATCGACGCGCACGCTGCCCGCCGCCCGCCACGGCGACGACCAGCCGATCTCGCTGGACCGGGCAGGGCGCATCCGCCAGGAAGTGGCCTGA
- a CDS encoding exo-alpha-sialidase — MHTHVLATAGTPFPGSAFEAPIFRIPALTVTTRRRILVAYDVREDWRDLPADFDVALRHSDDGGMSWSDARPLRAHSPGHGFGDASLLTDPATGHVHCWYVGSTGESYFSARPDAPGLELWLATSTDEGETWTHRNLSHLRPPGVAGMFCASGNGAVLADGTLLQPFVARIGGANWALCARSEDHGLTWTMGAPVGPDCDEWKVVGLAPAGVSRSRALMHARATPARRQAFSDDAGATFSAPMPVSALVDPGCNGGLVRVGDVLVASMCDDPQGRGRLSLHVSEDEGVTWGPAVLVDRGAAAYSVLAALDQRTLVLAWEADNYQRIVVATIDLDEIGVGVGEKKGAAAPNLVPRAGTPGFALPPVVNPRSGEADPAGSWSTREALAVPRVEEGAGRWDL, encoded by the coding sequence GTGCACACCCATGTCCTGGCCACCGCCGGAACACCATTCCCCGGTTCCGCCTTCGAAGCCCCCATCTTCCGCATTCCGGCGCTCACAGTGACCACACGTCGGCGCATCCTGGTGGCCTACGACGTGCGCGAAGATTGGCGAGACCTGCCGGCAGACTTCGACGTTGCCCTGCGTCACAGTGACGACGGCGGCATGTCCTGGTCGGATGCGAGGCCGTTGCGCGCACACAGCCCCGGGCACGGTTTCGGCGACGCGTCGCTGCTCACCGACCCGGCGACCGGCCACGTGCACTGCTGGTACGTGGGTTCCACCGGCGAGTCCTACTTCTCCGCCCGGCCGGATGCGCCGGGCCTGGAGCTGTGGCTGGCGACCTCCACGGACGAGGGCGAGACCTGGACCCACCGGAACCTCAGCCATCTGCGCCCGCCGGGGGTGGCCGGCATGTTCTGCGCCAGCGGCAATGGCGCGGTGTTGGCCGATGGAACACTGCTCCAGCCTTTCGTGGCGCGAATCGGCGGGGCCAATTGGGCGCTGTGCGCGCGTTCGGAGGATCACGGACTCACGTGGACCATGGGCGCGCCGGTCGGCCCGGACTGTGACGAGTGGAAAGTGGTCGGCCTGGCGCCAGCGGGCGTCTCCCGGTCCCGCGCCCTCATGCATGCGCGCGCCACTCCTGCCCGTCGCCAGGCGTTCTCCGACGACGCAGGCGCCACGTTCTCGGCGCCGATGCCCGTGTCCGCGCTGGTCGACCCGGGCTGCAATGGTGGCCTGGTGCGAGTCGGGGACGTGTTGGTGGCCTCCATGTGCGACGACCCTCAGGGGCGGGGGCGCCTGTCCCTGCACGTGTCCGAGGACGAGGGCGTCACGTGGGGTCCTGCGGTCCTCGTCGACCGGGGCGCCGCCGCGTATTCGGTGTTGGCGGCCTTGGACCAACGGACACTGGTGTTGGCCTGGGAGGCCGACAACTACCAGCGGATCGTCGTGGCCACCATCGACCTGGACGAGATCGGCGTGGGTGTGGGCGAGAAGAAGGGCGCCGCCGCACCGAACCTGGTCCCACGCGCAGGAACGCCGGGTTTCGCCCTGCCCCCGGTGGTCAATCCCCGTTCCGGCGAAGCGGATCCGGCGGGATCGTGGTCGACCCGTGAGGCGCTTGCCGTGCCACGCGTTGAGGAAGGAGCCGGGCGGTGGGACCTTTGA
- a CDS encoding Abi family protein, translating to MVKRWRDYDEQVELLQERGLTVTDTASAAEFLSRVNYYRLSGYFRYWQVAPMKGDNRFLDGSSFEVIQRLYEAEQDLVAVCDEVLHPIEVLLRTRFAYHYAQRVGAVGAFARGEGFTQSPDPDDEHVEEHALSNLDRSKEAFVSHYRDEIKTGSAYSIEAYARMPIWVAVEAFSFGSLSRLIEASGESGVLRDMAESMKVSPRTLPSQVRSFVYLRNRNAHCAKLWNHSVLDHPGIPRNIARRAKQDHRQFNDHSIYKIFVALDLVATKTGLQKDWLANRVEPILAENALLAAGIATPARYDEMPLQLLTADN from the coding sequence ATGGTTAAGCGCTGGCGCGATTATGATGAACAAGTTGAACTGCTTCAAGAACGCGGTTTGACCGTGACTGACACCGCATCGGCAGCCGAGTTCCTGTCTCGCGTGAACTACTATCGGCTCTCGGGGTATTTCCGTTACTGGCAAGTTGCCCCAATGAAGGGCGACAATCGCTTCCTCGACGGTTCATCCTTCGAGGTGATCCAGCGCCTCTACGAAGCGGAACAAGACCTGGTTGCGGTTTGCGACGAAGTTCTCCACCCGATCGAGGTTCTCCTCAGAACCCGGTTCGCCTATCACTACGCGCAGCGTGTCGGAGCAGTCGGAGCGTTCGCTCGGGGGGAAGGTTTCACGCAATCGCCTGATCCTGATGACGAACATGTCGAAGAACATGCACTGTCTAATCTGGATCGGAGCAAGGAAGCCTTTGTGTCTCATTACCGTGATGAGATCAAGACGGGCAGCGCTTACAGCATCGAAGCGTACGCGCGCATGCCCATCTGGGTTGCAGTTGAGGCCTTCTCGTTTGGAAGCCTGTCCAGACTGATCGAGGCTTCAGGCGAGTCCGGAGTGCTGCGCGACATGGCAGAGTCAATGAAGGTTTCTCCAAGAACGTTGCCAAGTCAAGTCCGGTCATTCGTCTACCTACGCAACCGCAACGCTCACTGCGCGAAACTGTGGAACCACTCGGTTCTCGATCACCCAGGAATCCCCCGCAACATCGCTCGACGAGCCAAACAAGACCACCGCCAGTTCAACGATCACTCGATCTACAAGATCTTCGTAGCGCTTGACCTGGTCGCTACCAAGACCGGTCTGCAGAAGGATTGGCTCGCCAACCGCGTCGAGCCGATCCTCGCCGAGAATGCCCTTCTCGCCGCAGGCATCGCAACTCCAGCCCGCTACGACGAAATGCCACTGCAACTGCTCACCGCCGACAACTAG